aagaagaaggaggagaagaagaagaagaagaaggagaagaagaagaagaaggagaagaagaagaagaagaagaagaaaagaaggaggaggaggaggagaaggagaaaagaagaaggaggaggagaaggagaagaagaaggaggagaaggaggagaaaaaaaggaggaggaggagaaggagaaggaggaggagaaggagaagaagaaaagaagaaggaggaggagaagaagaagaagaaggaggaggagaagaagaagaagaaggaggaggagaagaagaagaagaaaagaaggaggaggagaagaagaagaagaaaagaaggaggaggagaagaagaagaagaaaagaaggaggaggagaaggagaagaagaaaagaagaaggaggagaaaagaaggaggaggaggagaaggagaagaagaaaagaagaaggaggaggagaaggagaagaagaagaaggaggaggagaaggagaagaagaagaagaagaagaagaagaagaagaagaagaagaaaagaaggaggaggaggaggaggaggaggaggagaaggagaaaaggaggaggaggaggaggagaaggagaaaagaagaaggaggaggagaagaagaagaagaaggaggaggagaagaagaagaagaaggaggaggagaaggaggagaaaagaaggaggaggaggagaagaagaaaagaagaaggaggagaagaagaagaagaagaagaagaagaagaagaagaaggaggagaagaagaagaagaaggagaagaagaagaagaaggagaagaagaagaagaagaagaagaaaagaaggaggaggaggaggagaaggagaaaagaagaaggaggaggagaaggagaagaagaaggaggagaaggaggagaaaaaaaggaggaggaggagaaggagaaggaggaggagaaggagaagaagaaaagaagaaggaggagaagaagaagaagaagaagaagaagaagaaggagaagaagaagaagaagaagaagaagaagaagaagaagaagaagaaggaggaggaggagaagaagaagaagaaaagaaggaggaggagaagaagaagaagaaaagaaggaggaggagaagaagaagaagaaaagaagaaggaggagaaaagaaggaggaggaggagaaggagaagaagaaaagaagaaggaggaggagaaggagaagaagaagaaggaggaggagaaggagaagaagaagaagaagaagaagaagaagaaggaggagaaggagaagaagaagaagaagaaggaggagaaggagaagaagaagaagaagaaggaggagaaggagaagaagaagaagaagaagaagaaggaggaggagaaggagaagaagaagaagaagaagaagaagaaggaggaggagaagaagaagaagaagaagaagaagaagaaggaggaggagaaggagaagaagaagaagaagaagaagaagaaggaggaggagaaggagaagaagaagaagaaaagaaggaggaggaggaggagaaggagaaggagaagaagaagaagaaaagaagaaggaggaggagaaggagaagaagaaggaggaggagaaggaggaggaggagaaggagaagaaggaggaggagaagaaggagaaggaggaggaggaggagaagaaggagaaggaggaggaggaggaggaggaggaggaggaggaggaggaggaggaggagaagaagaagaagaagaagaagaagaagaagaagaagaagaagaagaagaagaagaagaagaagaagaaatatatataaaattaaaacactGATTGTTCTGTTCTGACATGCTGGCACTGCGGACGGGCAgcgtcacctacagagcagcgccagtagctgttaatgaagtgatgctcttttattagaaggtctcatttcagagggaaagACTTCAACCATTAGGGTGAcgctcgaaaacaaggggtgggggttaaaagaagaaatggaacTGGGCCTCAGAATACAGCAAACCCTCCAGCTGGGTGTGAAAAGATTACCTGTGAGGGAGAGAAGGGCAGGATCTTCACAGGAGTGCTTTTGGGGGTCATGGAGTCGTTGGGGTCTGGGGACAGGGCGATGCGGCGGCGGGTACGGCGACTCAAGATGGAGGGGGGTGTGGCCCCGCCAGGAGAGATTGGGATTAGCTCCCCTTTACTGCCTTTACTGAGCTCCTGTAGAGCACTGCCCTCCAACCGGAACTGCAGAACCTCCGGACTCTGACTCTCCTCCGGCAAGTCAAAATCAGCCAGATTACACCAGCCCTCTAGTTCCTGCAGGGACAGAAGAATATAGGTCAGTTCACTGAAACATCACACCAGGACTGGGTTGCACCGGGTTTGCGTTGGTTTATACTTAAGTTTGGGTGTAAAGACCTCACTAAGTCCTTAGTTACatggggtgggaatctttaggcacctccCAATtcgattcgattacgattcagaggctgcgaCGCGATTAgaaaacgattatcgatgcatctttttttctatacaggactTCTTTTCTCATTGTGTGAGGACTTGGAACTtttaaagtatttgtaatgatcacGAAtcaatgaatttacttccaatatctttaattaataaaacagaTGGAAGTGATGAGGTAACCGAActggaagactctcattcacatgctccaaacaagagcaatGAGACGCAGGCTGACACCATCTCtgctccaaagtgtgcaacatGGCGCAaaaggatcattctcagcactgcagcaacactgccatggtggtgtgttagtgtgtgttgtgctgatacgagtggatcagacacagcagtgctgctggagtttttaaacactgtgtccactcactgtccactctattagacaatcCTACCTTgacagtccaccttgtagatataaagtcagagacgacagctcatctgctgctgcacagtttgtgttgctcaTCCTCTGGTccaacacaccctaacacaccaccccagcacatcagtgttactgcagtgctgggaatgatccaccacccaaatagtacctgctctgtgagggtccatgggggtcctgaccgctgaagaacagggtaacagagtatcagagaaacagatggactacagtctgtaactgtagaactacagagtccagctatacagtaagtggacaatgagtgtagaaacaaggaggtggtcatgatgttctgcctgatctgTGCATTTGTATAGATATGTGAGACCCCTGGGTTCTATAACCACCACCACCAAGAAGTCTGTAGTTTCTAGAATGAACCAAGTTTACATTATATTAGATCTAGTGTTAGTCTAGTCTTGATTTGTGCCTACGAAGTGAGTTCAGCCTATAAGCACTGCAGAATGCCACTGCATATCATTTCACCCTTCAAAGGCAGTGTGCAGTGAACAGTGAACTCACCCCGTCCATCAGCTCCATAACCTCCTTCAGGGTGGGCGCTGCAGAGGGCGAGAGGAAGCCGGAGCTGTCCACCACCCAGGCAGAGTTCCCTCCACTGTCTGCTTCGCTTTTAGGGGTAGCTGGAGCTCTGGGATGTTTAGGAGTCGCAGAGCTGACGGGAGCAGCTTCAGCTTTCTGCGGTGCAGGATCGAAAGACTCCTGGGCGTAACACAAAAGTTAgaatttcattttcataattaGTTTAAGACCCTGGAATAAACCAGTAAAGCTCCAGGGGGAGTAACCGTACCGGTATCTGTGAAAAATGACAGAAGTATGGATAAAAAAGGCCACAGCTACTGTTCTGGCTGTGCATCATACACTTGCCCATTTTTCTAGGTAAGTGTCCAACCAACATAAAGTCTATTTAtagtgtagtttgtgtttatttgccgagaagtgttaatatttgaataaataaaatttatagaatattaattaataatgttaatgtagttaataagcagctcctggtttgaccaatcagtgctcagtaaattgagctcatgatgtaattgatgatattaacgagtctgtgtggcggctgtgaaggtgtccaggaaaaatatggacctgagaaattcttgttacttcttattgtttttctgtttatctgaattatgaatacgactttattctaacgTAGATTgttataaactcactgctgaggtcaactggttaaaaatTTGcccaaaactttcacacagtgctgtatatttgTACAACGTGCAACCAAGAGAAGATCTGAGTGTAATTTAATCCAGCTGTGTTTCAAATCAAGCAGCAGCCTACCAGCATTTTGTTTTCACATCGTTTACATTAACTGCACCCCAGTTCAAGCAGACGCATCAGTAGTGACCCAAATAAAAGCACAGCATGCAGCATCTCATGAGCCAGTGAGTTCACTGCTCCACCTAGTGTCCAAACTTTGTGTTAAAATTAACACgactggaaagaataaaatgataaaaaaatgtctttgctttttttttcccattttatagACGACAGAATGACGTGATTGTGTACAGCGATTTTCCTAAAATGACACATGTAAATACTGTATTATTGCAGTGTATGAGATGCTTCTGCACTGGCTGCGTTTTCTATTTTTATGCTTTAATTTTTGGAGGGATCAGTCATAAAACAAAAGTGAATGTGTGATCTCTTTTTTggtataaatacatataacatTGGTATAAACAGATGCAGCAGCTACTCAATGTTCACATCAAATAAGCAGATCCACTTTTGTACCGATTACCCAATTTATCAGTAATAttgttattttctattattatttttattattgttattaaaagtGGTAGTTTTGGTGGttaactgaaaatcaaatcGAGTTTGATCGTACAGATATGCTGAAAGATGGAATTGACATAATAGAAAAGTCTGTGTGCACTAATTTCACAATCAGATAAAACCTAACAACTCTGATAAATGTGTTCTGAGGCAAACGTGGGCTCGGGCCAATTGGTGGTGTGTAAGCTTCCTTTATACGGTAACTATGTTGGTCTTGTTGATCCAGtgcaacagtaaaaaaaaatttccaaACCATGTCTTGGCCGTCCAGCTACACTCAAGGTAAGGAAGAttgtaaaaatgttaattttaccCTGAACTTTCGCTCTAAAACATGATATAATTTGCTTTTAGACCGCGTAAGCGTAGTTTTACCTGCGTCACCACCTCTACTGGGATTCCCTCTCTGGCTCCGTTGTAACAGAACTCCtcctacagagaacatacagacacagatcaATACCCAACCCTTATACTACTCACgatttaacaataaaaacagaaaatgctacagcagctacattctggcacctcaggcatttaaggtggaacagaaaagctcaaccaaatcggctgtcggtcaaatgtgatcttaaaagtgccCGTTTTCtctttgtggcaaagtaagatgTAAAAACGCTCAGACggctcctacagctgtcaaagtcgttgcttagcaacagcgtctcagtgcaGTGATGCAGAGCTTGTGAAAAACCCGTGAGGTTCTGGTGAAACAGCAGCACAGTCAGAACGCCGACCGCTGTATGAACCCATATAACATGCAGGGGGTGTATAAATCATACCTGTGCATCAATGTGCTGAACTATAACATTTTCCGTCTCGGGCTGGTGAATGATATGGAGAGTCGTGTCCACTCCATCATAGTAACCCGTCTCAACCTTGCGCTTGATTGTGGAGTTCCAGTGATTTTTCACCGCATTGTCTGTTctaaaagaaaacaacacacactgctTGGGTGAACACACATCAGCAACTAATCAGAAACGACTCCTGAtgggtgtaaacaaagtgaaaaacaagGAGCAGCTTTGGAGAAATGATAATAGATCATGACACACATTTGCCTGTAATTGAGCAGAGTTAAGTAACCTTTAAATAGACTCCCTTATGATTtcataaatatgtaaaacagacaaaatatggAAGAAAACGAAGCATTTTTAGCAGGAGTGGGTGATGTGGCacaaacctttttatttttactttttaaaagaaaagagacCACAATTTTTGGAAAAGATTTTCAGGGCCCGGTAGCATCAggcttaaaaaaataagtatACAGTACTAATTTTGCTCGGTTTGCAATGAAAATATGCAGCTGGTCAGTTTTCTTGAAGAACTGATGTGaagtaatttatcacaatagaACAAAATATTATCTTGGTGCCCACCCCCAATGTGGAGGTAGGTGTGACAATGCAGATCACAGTGCCACCTGGTGGTTATATCCCAGCATTAGCTAGACTGtcttcacagctccagtgcaacacTAAAATACATGATGCCAAACCCGTCTTTGCTCAAGCACCTGTGGAataagttgatttttttttttgcctagtTCTTTAACAAGAccatgatccaccactcaaacagtacctgctctgtgagggtccatgggggagaccactgaagaacagggtaacagagtatcagagaaacagatggactacagtctgtaactgtagaactacagagtgcagctatacggtcagtggagctgataaagtggacaatgagtgtagaaacaaggaggtggtcaggatgttctgcctgattggtgtgtgtgtgtgtgtatatatatatatatataaaaatcagtAGCACTCACCTGCCAGGGAGCAGCTTGGCGATCTCAGCCCAGCGGTTTCCCAGCACACAGTGGGCCTTATAGATGATGAGGTCCTCCTCCGCAGTCCAGGAGGACTTCTTCACATCTGGGTTCAGGTGGTTATGCCAGCGTTCACGGCACTGCTTTCCCAGACGTCCCTTCAAGTGCTTAGCCACCATGGCCCACTGCTTGTTACCATACCTATTCACCAGCTCTATGACCTTTAAAGACATGGAGTGAAAACGTAAACAAGCCATGGGGTCAGCACTGCATTAGCCTTCTCATCACTGATATACACGGACAAGATCGTCCTGGACGTCACGCATGCAGGGAACCAGTTTTTCCAGTCTGGTCTCTGGTAAAAGGCTGGAGGCCATAATATCCAGAACCAGTTTTTTTAGGGAAGTCCTCTTTCAATAAGACAAGAGATGTATATTTGCTCAATTATAAATAAAGACTGTACTCAACGTAAAGCTCACTACAGCAAATCACAGCTGCTGGAACAAAGCCACATATCGCTCTgtcgttttttattttttgacataattaaaaaaactcctgctgccctttacatgtGCTGAAATTCCACGGCAAAGAAATCGGCAGAAATTATGGAAAATTACTTGgggaaaatgttcattttactgtattaacttgcattaaaaactgagaaTGGAggggaccccccccccccccgccgtTTCCTGAAAGGTGACCATTCTGGAGAAATGAGGTTTTGCGCCAACAATTTCCAAACGGACTAATAAGCAGTCCAAAACGACGTTTTAGTAAATCTTGTGACTTTAACActgaaagttaagaacattcttctttcttctgtgaagatacaaggttttgttccaacggTGATGATGTGCTCGAGTATCCTGTCTAAAGGTAAACCTAAATTTCTAAAATGCtgtttaaagaaataataaaataaaataaaccgaCTGTGTTTATCGCCTTATTTATAAAATTCGTTCTAGCAAATTCCTTGTACGTCAAACCCGGAACGCCGTCATTCCAGCAAACAGTAAAAGAAAACACTGGATGTATATCCTCTCACCTTTTCGTCCTCCTCTTTAGTCCAGGGTCCTTTGACAAGGTCGGGATCCAAAACTTTGTACCAGCGGTGCTGACACTGATGTTCCGACCGATTCTAACgaacagttttcatttattaacacGGACACACAGCAGTACATCAAACAAGCAGACTCACCGATAAAATTGAGTGACACACAACGAGGCGGCATTTCAGAAAGCAGGATCTTTCGGTCCAACTGTTTCACCAAATTTAGTTTCACCTACTCAACTCCGCTTCATGAAATGACTTCATACACAGCATAAACAAGACATACTGGCAGAAAACTGGCGATGTATTTCCAGTCGGTCGTTCCCAAGCTCTGAACCAGTGTTCGCAGATTATCATCCTGGAAAACAAAGAGAGACCAGTCATGTATGACCACACGTTCCCAAACGCTACTCTAACATGTGGAAAAACAGTTCTGAAAAGGAAAAGCTCAGACCTAAAAGAGCAGCCAGTGCCAACAGTCAACTGAGCAAACAGTCTCATTAATAAAGCATGGCCACGAGAACAGGACGATCAGGAGAAGCCACACATGCACGAGCCTAatgcccatgtgtcaaacacatgGCCCCAGTCTGGCCTGTGACCGTGCGATTCGACCTGTGGAATTAATGTTCTACTGTCATCACCccgagatgcactacagtccccagcatgcactgcaacactgTGCATTCTGACCCTCTCGCCCCCAACATAGAACATATGGTTACACGAATTCAAGCAAACAGGCagcttaagaaaaaaaaaccctaaaccaatttatttaaaatagtcCCAAATAAAAACCCATATTTAATGCCCATTTTGCTGTTGCaattttgatgtatttttaaaa
This genomic interval from Pygocentrus nattereri isolate fPygNat1 chromosome 21, fPygNat1.pri, whole genome shotgun sequence contains the following:
- the mybl2b gene encoding v-myb avian myeloblastosis viral oncogene homolog-like 2b yields the protein MSLSWTRGEDADCQDTDSDVADQKDYGKVKVKWTQEEDDNLRTLVQSLGTTDWKYIASFLPNRSEHQCQHRWYKVLDPDLVKGPWTKEEDEKVIELVNRYGNKQWAMVAKHLKGRLGKQCRERWHNHLNPDVKKSSWTAEEDLIIYKAHCVLGNRWAEIAKLLPGRTDNAVKNHWNSTIKRKVETGYYDGVDTTLHIIHQPETENVIVQHIDAQEEFCYNGAREGIPVEVVTQESFDPAPQKAEAAPVSSATPKHPRAPATPKSEADSGGNSAWVVDSSGFLSPSAAPTLKEVMELMDGELEGWCNLADFDLPEESQSPEVLQFRLEGSALQELSKGSKGELIPISPGGATPPSILSRRTRRRIALSPDPNDSMTPKSTPVKILPFSPSQFLNLWTKQDTLDLENPSLTSTPVCSQKAVVTTPLHRDKTPLTQKENSVFITPNHKADMDNTPRTPTPFKNALEKYGSIRPLPPTPNLEEDLKEVLRSEAGIELIVKDESPPEWRQKQVHRPPMKKVRKSLALDVLDCKDPGSARRQQTKPAAKPSRKVDQSLSHSLNSSITVKKEENVLDQGFILGPNESGIITSRAQPTPILIPPAPMTPAWETVACGRTKDQLIMTEKARRYLRSLKTSAHSRALILS